One region of Elstera cyanobacteriorum genomic DNA includes:
- a CDS encoding class I SAM-dependent methyltransferase: MTDTAPSPASSREAGWFGFRPVDPAQKAGMVRQVFDSVASSYDVMNDAMSLGVHRLWKAALIDWVAPRDGRRYLDVAGGTGDIAFRILGRAPGARVTIADINESMVSVGRDRALDKGIKGDLSYLVADAQSLPVPDSSVDTYTIAFGLRNVTHIDQALADAFRVLRPGGRFFCLEFSHVILPGLDKIYDLYSFKLLPELGALIAKDRESYQYLVESIRRFPPQEELAERMRAVGFERVEIRNLSGGIAAIHSGWKL; the protein is encoded by the coding sequence ATGACTGATACCGCCCCCTCCCCCGCCAGCAGCCGCGAAGCCGGCTGGTTCGGCTTCCGCCCCGTCGATCCTGCGCAAAAGGCCGGCATGGTCCGCCAGGTCTTCGATAGCGTCGCCAGCAGCTACGATGTGATGAACGACGCCATGAGCCTCGGCGTCCATCGGCTGTGGAAAGCCGCGCTCATCGATTGGGTCGCCCCGCGCGATGGGCGCCGCTATCTGGATGTGGCGGGCGGCACCGGCGATATTGCCTTCCGCATTCTGGGCCGGGCGCCGGGGGCGCGGGTGACCATCGCCGATATTAACGAAAGCATGGTTTCGGTCGGGCGGGATCGGGCCTTAGACAAAGGGATCAAGGGCGATCTCTCCTACCTCGTTGCCGACGCGCAAAGCCTGCCGGTGCCCGATAGCAGTGTGGATACCTATACGATCGCCTTCGGCCTGCGCAACGTCACCCATATCGATCAGGCTTTGGCCGATGCTTTCCGCGTGCTGCGCCCCGGCGGGCGGTTTTTCTGTCTGGAATTCAGTCACGTCATTCTGCCGGGTCTCGATAAGATCTACGATCTTTACTCCTTCAAGCTGCTGCCGGAACTGGGCGCGCTGATCGCCAAGGACCGCGAGTCGTATCAATATCTCGTCGAGAGCATCCGCCGCTTTCCACCCCAGGAGGAATTGGCGGAACGGATGCGGGCCGTTGGGTTCGAGCGGGTTGAGATTCGCAATCTATCGGGGGGGATTGCCGCCATCCATAGCGGCTGGAAACTCTGA
- a CDS encoding HNH endonuclease: MSHVQCPALVLNADFRPLSYFPLSLWSWQDAVKAVFLDRVNILSEYDTTIRSPSFEMRLPSVIALKDYVQTARRPAFTRFNVFLRDAFSCQYCGDQFPTHELTFDHVIPRSRGGRTSWDNVVTACSACNLKKASHLPREIRMFPLEPAQEPSTHFLQERGRKFPPNFLHESWRDYLYWDTELETT; the protein is encoded by the coding sequence ATGTCGCATGTGCAGTGCCCCGCCTTGGTGTTGAACGCCGATTTTAGGCCGCTCAGTTATTTTCCCCTGTCGCTTTGGTCTTGGCAGGATGCGGTCAAAGCGGTGTTTTTGGATCGGGTCAATATTCTGTCGGAATATGACACAACGATCCGAAGTCCCAGTTTCGAAATGCGCCTGCCGTCGGTCATTGCCCTAAAAGATTATGTTCAGACGGCACGAAGGCCTGCATTTACCCGCTTTAATGTGTTCCTACGCGATGCCTTTAGCTGCCAATACTGCGGCGATCAATTTCCCACCCATGAATTGACTTTCGATCACGTCATTCCGCGTTCGCGCGGCGGGCGAACCTCCTGGGATAATGTCGTCACCGCCTGCTCGGCCTGTAATCTTAAGAAAGCCAGCCATCTGCCCCGGGAAATCCGCATGTTTCCGCTGGAACCGGCGCAAGAACCCTCCACCCATTTCCTTCAGGAACGCGGCCGCAAATTCCCGCCGAACTTCCTGCATGAAAGCTGGCGGGATTATCTCTATTGGGATACCGAGTTGGAAACGACCTAA
- a CDS encoding serine hydrolase domain-containing protein, with protein sequence MNDPRFAPLNLALEEALSRGLGSGFALGVRTQGGERFQTCLGLAQRVPTPEGLTPKHRFDLASLTKVLLTTPAVLALAAAGKLDLDDPLATHLPDVYQYDPNHPVRRVTLRQCLTHTSGLPAVEPIYTWGEGKARLEALVLQKDWAFGESVYSDINFILLGIVIERLTGQSLAALAEEAGFAVTPGPSLAVATEACSWRGRMVKGEVHDENAFALGGIAGHAGLFGTLDAVLNRADALVFGAALPPAARAAMLEKQTDDRALGWQIRHLNWSGGGLSSARSVGHTGFTGTGVWADTERGITWALLGNRVHPTRHTDVRAHHQFRQRIGNLVQGIFAN encoded by the coding sequence ATGAATGATCCCCGCTTCGCCCCCCTCAACCTCGCGCTGGAAGAGGCGCTTTCGCGCGGACTGGGGTCCGGTTTTGCGCTTGGGGTGCGGACACAAGGCGGCGAGCGGTTTCAGACCTGCCTGGGCCTCGCCCAACGGGTACCAACGCCGGAGGGGCTGACCCCCAAGCATCGCTTCGATCTCGCCAGTCTAACGAAGGTACTGCTGACCACCCCGGCAGTCCTGGCGCTTGCCGCCGCCGGAAAGCTTGATCTCGACGATCCGCTGGCGACCCATCTGCCCGATGTATACCAATATGATCCCAACCATCCGGTGCGCCGGGTCACCCTGCGCCAATGCCTGACCCATACCAGTGGCCTGCCCGCCGTGGAACCGATCTATACCTGGGGCGAGGGCAAAGCGCGGCTGGAAGCGTTAGTGCTGCAAAAAGATTGGGCTTTTGGCGAGTCTGTCTATTCGGACATCAACTTCATTCTGCTGGGCATTGTTATCGAGCGCCTGACCGGCCAGAGCCTCGCAGCCCTGGCGGAGGAGGCTGGGTTTGCCGTTACCCCCGGCCCCAGCCTAGCGGTGGCAACCGAAGCCTGTTCCTGGCGCGGGCGGATGGTCAAGGGCGAGGTGCACGATGAAAACGCCTTCGCCCTCGGCGGGATTGCCGGGCACGCCGGGCTGTTCGGCACGCTCGATGCAGTGCTGAACCGCGCCGACGCGCTGGTGTTCGGGGCGGCGCTGCCGCCAGCGGCGCGTGCCGCCATGCTGGAAAAACAGACCGACGACCGCGCCCTCGGCTGGCAGATTCGGCACCTCAACTGGTCCGGCGGCGGCCTTAGTTCCGCCCGTAGTGTCGGCCATACGGGTTTTACCGGAACCGGCGTTTGGGCAGACACGGAACGGGGAATCACCTGGGCGCTGCTGGGGAACCGCGTTCACCCAACCCGCCACACGGATGTGCGGGCGCACCACCAGTTCCGCCAACGCATCGGCAATCTGGTCCAGGGGATTTTTGCGAATTAG